In Anaerolineales bacterium, a single window of DNA contains:
- a CDS encoding ROK family transcriptional regulator — MEKATQGRTRVHNTRLVLRTIYSGGPVSRADVARTTRLTPPTISDVVSDLIGRGLVEEVGLAPSLGGRRAILLSVVDDARQLIGIDLSRRDFRGVLANLRGTIHHRIELPLDGRDGEAALALVFELTDALLAAASKPILGIGIGAPGLVDSAKGILRQSVNLNWRYVPFRELLEERYHLPVYMANDCQLSALAAYTYQDNRQDQMPLVVINVGWGVGAGIVIHGELLHGDPVGAGEIGHVVVEEGGQLCACGNHGCLETVASTRAITSRARAALEANPDSSLHHFVGNPEEITLDTLLMGYQAGNEPIRTVIREAGRALGIAASHLVGVLGSCKILVGGCGDLLGQFLLESMQDELEKRTLPALARATELGVVETGSDMVVLGASALILQRELGLL; from the coding sequence ATGGAGAAGGCGACCCAGGGCAGAACCCGAGTCCACAACACGCGGCTGGTGCTGCGGACGATTTACTCGGGTGGCCCGGTCAGCCGCGCCGATGTTGCCCGGACCACGCGGCTCACGCCGCCGACGATTTCCGACGTGGTCTCCGATCTGATCGGCCGGGGCCTGGTCGAGGAGGTCGGCCTGGCACCCTCCCTCGGCGGCCGGCGAGCCATCCTGCTCAGCGTGGTGGACGATGCCCGTCAGCTGATCGGGATTGACCTGTCGCGGCGGGATTTCCGCGGGGTGTTGGCCAATCTACGGGGCACGATCCACCATCGGATCGAGCTCCCGCTGGATGGCCGAGACGGCGAAGCGGCACTCGCTCTGGTTTTTGAACTGACCGATGCCTTGCTGGCGGCGGCAAGCAAGCCCATCCTGGGCATTGGCATCGGTGCGCCTGGGCTGGTGGATTCGGCGAAGGGGATCCTGCGGCAGTCGGTCAACCTCAACTGGCGCTACGTCCCCTTTCGTGAGCTGCTCGAAGAACGCTATCACCTGCCGGTCTACATGGCCAACGACTGCCAGCTCTCGGCCCTGGCCGCCTACACCTACCAGGACAACCGTCAGGATCAGATGCCGCTTGTCGTGATCAACGTCGGCTGGGGTGTCGGCGCCGGGATCGTGATTCACGGTGAGCTCTTGCACGGCGATCCCGTGGGGGCGGGCGAGATCGGGCATGTGGTGGTTGAAGAGGGTGGCCAGCTTTGCGCCTGCGGCAACCACGGCTGCCTGGAGACGGTCGCCAGTACCCGTGCCATCACCTCCCGCGCCCGGGCGGCGCTCGAAGCGAATCCCGATTCCTCGCTGCATCACTTTGTCGGCAACCCGGAGGAGATCACCCTGGACACGCTGCTGATGGGGTATCAGGCGGGAAACGAGCCCATCCGCACGGTGATCCGCGAGGCCGGCCGCGCTCTGGGGATCGCGGCTTCCCACCTCGTGGGTGTGTTGGGGAGCTGCAAGATCCTGGTGGGCGGATGTGGGGATCTGTTGGGCCAATTCCTGCTCGAGTCGATGCAAGACGAACTGGAGAAGCGGACGCTCCCCGCCCTGGCGAGGGCAACTGAGCTGGGCGTCGTGGAGACAGGATCCGACATGGTGGTGCTGGGGGCATCGGCCCTAATCCTCCAACGCGAGCTGGGGCTCCTCTAG
- a CDS encoding extracellular solute-binding protein — translation MTPKRLPSLLFLLLAALTIAALVGGCGAPAAAPPEAEPAQPAEPTAAAPAGGEAAAPTALDFVVWSYGLETIQDNINNFQAANPECQINLKDYSWLDYHDTMVGRFAAGDPPPLLYGSDHWLQEWASADWLAPLNEPFPQVTDYSGELAPYALQGMTYNDNVYGLSYYADTIDFVYNEDQLKAAGFDAAPQSWQDLWDMSVALKEQGITEYPMILAFSQSEGASIEAMISMIYGRHTGEAALFDAANKPTFNSEGSSAYEAIEWLRKAYDAGLLDPASLATAEIDQVKSMQSGAHTFTILPQYNMAELNKPDSGEFAGKFKIALMPGDSHATVGYVRFYAMSPKAAEMGDAALACSWKFLEYFGGKTDGTYTVVKRWAVENGLGFAQLPLFQDPDVQEAFGKWGDVDMIAAQAELARAKEGLTPWFGAWDVFTRAEIHKAILGQQSTMDTLGNMEAEWNRLAAQ, via the coding sequence ATGACACCCAAGAGACTCCCAAGCCTGCTCTTCCTGTTGCTCGCAGCCCTGACGATCGCCGCGTTGGTTGGAGGCTGCGGGGCTCCCGCCGCGGCTCCGCCCGAGGCTGAGCCTGCCCAACCGGCCGAACCGACAGCTGCCGCGCCGGCGGGGGGCGAAGCCGCTGCCCCGACCGCGCTCGATTTCGTGGTCTGGTCCTACGGACTCGAGACGATTCAGGACAACATCAACAACTTCCAGGCAGCCAACCCCGAGTGCCAGATCAACCTCAAGGACTACTCGTGGCTGGATTACCATGACACGATGGTCGGACGGTTCGCCGCCGGCGACCCCCCGCCGCTGCTGTACGGGTCGGACCACTGGCTGCAAGAATGGGCTTCGGCCGACTGGCTGGCTCCGCTCAACGAGCCGTTCCCCCAGGTCACCGACTACAGTGGTGAGCTGGCCCCGTACGCCCTTCAGGGAATGACCTACAACGACAACGTGTATGGCCTGTCCTACTACGCTGATACGATCGACTTCGTCTACAACGAAGACCAGCTCAAGGCGGCAGGGTTCGACGCCGCGCCTCAATCCTGGCAGGACCTGTGGGACATGTCGGTGGCGCTCAAGGAGCAGGGAATCACCGAATACCCGATGATCCTGGCCTTCTCGCAGTCAGAAGGCGCCTCGATCGAGGCCATGATCTCCATGATCTACGGCCGCCACACCGGTGAGGCCGCTCTGTTTGACGCCGCCAATAAGCCGACGTTCAACTCCGAAGGCAGCTCCGCCTACGAGGCGATCGAATGGCTGAGGAAAGCCTATGACGCCGGCCTCCTCGATCCCGCCAGCCTGGCGACCGCCGAGATCGACCAGGTCAAGAGCATGCAGTCCGGCGCCCATACCTTCACCATCCTGCCTCAGTACAACATGGCGGAGCTGAACAAGCCCGACAGCGGGGAGTTCGCCGGCAAGTTCAAGATCGCGCTGATGCCCGGTGACAGCCACGCCACGGTCGGCTACGTCCGGTTCTACGCCATGAGCCCCAAGGCGGCAGAGATGGGCGATGCAGCCCTTGCCTGCTCGTGGAAGTTCCTCGAGTACTTCGGCGGAAAGACCGATGGCACCTACACCGTCGTCAAGCGCTGGGCCGTCGAGAACGGGCTCGGTTTCGCCCAACTCCCACTGTTCCAAGACCCCGATGTGCAAGAGGCCTTTGGCAAGTGGGGAGATGTGGACATGATCGCCGCGCAAGCCGAGTTGGCGCGGGCCAAGGAAGGCCTGACGCCATGGTTCGGAGCTTGGGACGTCTTCACCCGGGCAGAAATCCACAAGGCCATTCTCGGCCAGCAGAGCACGATGGACACACTCGGCAATATGGAAGCAGAATGGAATAGGCTAGCCGCACAGTAA
- a CDS encoding sugar ABC transporter permease produces the protein MASYPAPAKKRRGMQLGQQVYPYLSILPVLLVIALFAIYPIIHAVRMSFFQYLLTRPNDHAFVGLGNFVEVVTSSYFKNSVQITAIYALAVVTGVLLYGLGIALLLNSRVRLAGALTIVILLPWALPAVVSGLLWKWILNADFGILNGILYALGLIDSYIPFLADPTLAKLSLIMAFIWKEGPLVAIFFLAGLQLIPNEYYEAAKIDGGGAWSIFRYVKVPLLRPVFLIVIVYETMTAILTFDTIYVMTGGGPANATALISWFAYAEIFKGLNLGHGIALAILIAAVTLVLIMFYLRALKPEDATS, from the coding sequence ATGGCATCCTATCCGGCACCAGCCAAGAAGCGCCGCGGAATGCAGCTCGGCCAACAAGTGTATCCGTACCTCTCGATCCTCCCGGTCCTGCTGGTCATCGCCTTGTTCGCCATCTATCCGATCATTCATGCCGTTCGCATGAGCTTCTTCCAGTACTTGCTCACGCGGCCCAATGACCACGCCTTTGTCGGACTGGGCAATTTCGTCGAGGTGGTGACGAGCTCCTACTTCAAGAACTCGGTCCAGATCACCGCCATCTACGCCCTGGCCGTCGTCACCGGAGTGCTCCTCTACGGGCTCGGAATTGCGCTGCTGCTGAATTCCCGCGTGCGGTTGGCGGGCGCCCTGACGATCGTCATCCTGCTCCCCTGGGCCCTGCCGGCTGTAGTCAGCGGCCTGCTGTGGAAATGGATCCTCAACGCCGACTTCGGCATCCTCAACGGAATACTCTATGCCCTCGGCCTCATCGACAGCTACATCCCCTTCCTGGCCGACCCCACCCTGGCCAAGCTCAGCCTGATCATGGCGTTCATCTGGAAAGAGGGTCCGCTGGTGGCGATCTTCTTCCTGGCGGGGCTGCAGCTGATTCCCAACGAGTACTACGAGGCCGCCAAGATCGACGGCGGCGGGGCCTGGAGCATTTTCCGGTACGTCAAAGTACCGCTGCTGCGCCCCGTCTTCTTGATCGTCATCGTCTACGAAACCATGACGGCCATTCTGACCTTCGACACGATCTACGTGATGACCGGCGGAGGTCCCGCCAACGCGACCGCGCTCATCAGTTGGTTCGCCTACGCCGAGATCTTCAAGGGCCTCAACCTTGGGCACGGCATCGCCCTGGCGATCTTGATCGCCGCCGTCACGCTGGTCTTGATCATGTTCTACCTGCGAGCC